A single genomic interval of Chloracidobacterium validum harbors:
- a CDS encoding YbbR-like domain-containing protein yields MTLPSRRLSVANLLAVHVVAARVAAGVVLCLGMAGVWGWAVIQSELTPAHAQTQAPQPPPTGCAMPGGSTQVLTSSYYWVASDVETTLLLNNKSPQPLTVQPTLFGLDGQRHSAPPLTIAGQSFRVVPLAELGAREGTAFGSGSVALAFEGAPLVLGAQVEMKDRRGRLVSDRLSDARVSLATTWLAGVYRLPRGGALKVAVTNVTERPVGVQVRVDGKGGKGVRFELGGRATRLVDVGLALGEVPRSGGVVVESDERGAVRANGWVWNAAGYVSVVSFMDLGRARDGVWHANGVRVRPLVKGKLTPYVTVHNFGARESEVRGWLVGRVGEAMARRELETVRLGAGETRTLAVVLSEEERRGMQIAGIELAYGSGAGTIGAAVDVEREDGARGYRVPVVDREMIPSATGSYPVRLGMDENTVVYLKNTTDKEVRYHASVRFESGEDYGFGQAKLGPGETVMIDLGRARLMGQPDARGERMPFHERGQFFWSVQGVETKGIVGRAEYLDYRTEASSTYACYNCCGDLFGSGWITGPGALGVTQVRPYRAFEQYLTCYGGLHVPQLAWVQTWEYSSANGAGAVVQPGQSEAEVSGNHIGEMALLARWTAYDCNLGSFLHTAWFPVQVKPLVILHRVGPFNPATITADNINHISECDVVIEVHGFTENLTSLNVRFLIYPQEMTGFGRIIVQPVERKVTVFASDPTKIEKVEFKAQFDPNMTDVVTVRGQVRILPRPDDYVIEPPDVRVSTELLTVNKP; encoded by the coding sequence ATGACGCTGCCGTCACGCCGTCTGTCTGTCGCCAATCTGCTTGCCGTCCACGTGGTTGCTGCTCGCGTTGCCGCCGGCGTTGTTCTGTGCCTGGGCATGGCGGGCGTCTGGGGGTGGGCGGTCATCCAGAGTGAGTTGACGCCTGCTCACGCCCAGACTCAGGCGCCCCAGCCACCACCGACGGGCTGCGCTATGCCTGGCGGTTCGACTCAGGTGTTGACCTCGTCTTACTACTGGGTGGCGTCAGACGTGGAAACCACCTTGCTGCTCAACAACAAGAGTCCGCAGCCGTTGACCGTGCAGCCGACGCTGTTTGGGCTGGACGGGCAGCGGCATAGCGCCCCACCGCTGACCATCGCGGGGCAGTCGTTTCGGGTCGTGCCGTTGGCGGAGCTTGGGGCGCGGGAAGGGACGGCATTTGGGAGCGGGAGCGTGGCGTTGGCGTTTGAAGGGGCGCCGTTGGTGCTTGGGGCGCAAGTGGAGATGAAGGATCGGCGTGGACGGTTGGTGAGCGACCGGCTGTCGGATGCGCGGGTGAGTTTGGCGACGACCTGGTTGGCCGGGGTGTATCGGCTGCCGCGGGGTGGGGCGCTGAAGGTGGCGGTGACGAACGTGACAGAGCGACCGGTGGGGGTGCAGGTACGTGTGGATGGGAAAGGCGGGAAAGGCGTCCGGTTTGAACTTGGGGGGCGGGCGACACGGTTGGTAGATGTTGGGTTGGCGTTGGGGGAGGTGCCACGGTCTGGGGGTGTGGTGGTGGAGAGTGATGAGCGGGGCGCGGTGCGAGCGAATGGGTGGGTGTGGAACGCGGCTGGGTATGTGAGTGTGGTGTCGTTCATGGATTTAGGGCGTGCCAGGGATGGGGTCTGGCATGCGAATGGCGTCCGGGTGCGACCGCTGGTGAAAGGGAAGTTGACGCCATACGTGACAGTTCACAACTTTGGCGCTCGGGAGAGCGAGGTGAGGGGGTGGTTGGTTGGACGGGTTGGGGAGGCGATGGCGCGGCGGGAGTTGGAGACGGTGCGGTTAGGGGCGGGCGAGACGCGGACGCTGGCGGTGGTTCTGAGTGAGGAGGAGCGGCGTGGGATGCAGATAGCCGGGATCGAGTTGGCGTATGGGAGTGGGGCTGGGACGATTGGGGCTGCGGTAGATGTGGAGCGGGAAGATGGGGCGCGAGGGTATCGGGTGCCGGTGGTGGATCGGGAGATGATTCCGAGCGCGACGGGGAGTTATCCGGTGCGGTTGGGGATGGATGAGAACACGGTGGTGTATTTGAAGAACACGACGGACAAGGAGGTGCGGTATCACGCTTCGGTGCGGTTTGAGAGTGGGGAGGACTATGGGTTTGGGCAGGCGAAGCTGGGGCCTGGGGAAACGGTGATGATTGACTTGGGGAGGGCGAGATTGATGGGGCAGCCGGACGCGCGTGGGGAACGGATGCCGTTTCATGAGCGGGGGCAGTTTTTCTGGTCGGTGCAGGGTGTGGAGACGAAAGGGATAGTAGGGCGGGCGGAGTATCTAGACTACAGGACGGAGGCGAGCAGCACGTATGCTTGCTACAACTGCTGTGGGGATTTGTTTGGGAGTGGGTGGATTACCGGTCCTGGGGCGCTTGGGGTGACGCAGGTACGTCCCTACCGGGCTTTTGAGCAGTACCTGACGTGTTATGGTGGGCTTCACGTTCCGCAACTGGCGTGGGTACAGACGTGGGAGTACAGTTCGGCGAATGGGGCTGGCGCGGTGGTGCAACCTGGACAGTCGGAAGCAGAAGTTTCAGGAAACCACATTGGCGAGATGGCCTTGTTGGCGAGATGGACGGCGTATGACTGCAATCTAGGCAGTTTCTTGCACACTGCGTGGTTTCCGGTGCAAGTGAAACCGTTGGTGATACTTCATAGAGTCGGTCCCTTCAATCCGGCCACCATCACAGCAGATAATATCAACCATATCTCGGAGTGTGATGTCGTGATCGAGGTACATGGCTTCACAGAGAACTTGACATCACTTAATGTCCGCTTTCTGATTTACCCGCAAGAGATGACTGGATTTGGAAGGATAATTGTTCAACCAGTAGAACGCAAAGTTACGGTCTTCGCGAGTGATCCCACGAAGATTGAGAAGGTTGAGTTTAAAGCCCAATTTGACCCTAACATGACCGATGTAGTGACGGTACGGGGGCAGGTCAGGATTTTGCCAAGACCCGATGATTATGTTATTGAGCCGCCAGACGTAAGAGTCAGTACTGAACTTCTCACCGTCAACAAGCCGTAA